The Cucurbita pepo subsp. pepo cultivar mu-cu-16 chromosome LG15, ASM280686v2, whole genome shotgun sequence genome contains the following window.
ACTTGACCCAAAGTATGCTTGAAATGCATTACACAAGGTAGCCTAGTAGCCATATCTTGACTCTCTTGATCTTGAATTCTGCATAAGAAGACTTAAGCTTCACAAAAAATGTTAGATATGAACATAGAATCATATAATATGTGTATAAATAGATGATCAATAACAGTCAAGAGTCTACAAACTCTGCTACTGTGGGTGCCACTGCAGGATGAACAGTGAGAACATAACATATTATCCACAGCCATTCCAAACTTAACATCCTAAAAAGGGACCCACTTTCAAATAAAGCTAGGGAAAAATAGTTGCATTCTATGTTATTCATTTATGGATAGCACATGCTTCTGTTTTCTGATATATCAATAGTATGGTACTTATTACTTGTTGAACAACCCTACATGGATCCCACTAAAGCTATTGGGTGCTATGAATCGAAGTGCATAATCTAAAATAAGCTATATAAGTTCATCGTTGGCAaatattgtcccctttgaCTCAGTACGTATCAttgttagcctcacagttatAAAATGTATCGACtaagagatgtttccacacccttataaggaatgctttgtttctctctttgacccatgtaagatctcacaatccactcccttggggcccaatgtccttgctggcatactgcccggtgtctggttttgataccatttgtaacagcccaagctcatcgttagctagtagatattgtccgctttggcccgttacgtatagtcgtcagcctcacggtttgaaaatgcatctgctaggaagaggtttccacactcttataagaaatgctttgttcacctctccaatcgatgtggaaacctctccctagcaaacgcattttaaaatcgtgaaactgacgacaatacgtaacgggtcaaaccggacaatatctgctagcagtgagcttgaacGGTTACAATCCACTACTATCCAGAATGAACATCCTAAAAAGGATCCCACTTTCAGATGAAGATAGGGAAATATGGTGGCCATCTGTTACTGCCAAATGAACAGCACAGCCAAATGAATAGCACATGTTTCTGTTTCCTGACTTAACAAATCTGTGGTAGATTTATGAGTAATAAGCTCAGTCCAGCTTTTTTATTAGACATTATCAGTACTTTGATAGTCATAATAATTAGGCTCCTTCTGAGATATTGAGCAAACCATCTTAAAAGTTTTGCACTATAGGATAGATCATTAAGAGAGCTATGAACGGTGTAGaacaatttcaattcaaaGAATCAAGTTCTCTCATTCCAAAAAGTATATACAGTTTAATCATTTGTCTCTACAATCTAATTCTAGATACTAATCTCTCTTGTTCATGAGTCATTCAAACTCCGAGTGAGTTCGAGGAAATCGTCTTCACTGCAAGGAATTGTAATGCCACCCATTGGATGATTATATCCAAATTCTTCCTCTGCTTGACTCAACAAATCTTGGAAAGAAGGCTGGTTCAAGTAAGATAGTGGAATGACAAAACGCTTCTTTTGTGCTTCACCAACATAAACTGTAAAGTAGCCCTTTGGAACATCGACAGCCTTTGGAGATGCTCCGTTCCCTGTCGATGAAGATCGCTGAAGACTTTGCTTAGTACTAACAATTCTAGGCAGACGGAAACCCATGTTTCAAATATGCTCCAAAAATAACTTGGAAATTTCTTTTGGGAATTGGAATATGGAGAGACTCTTGTTGGCTGTTGGCTGTTGGCTGTGAACCCAAATGGCATAACCTTTATATAGATGAGAGCTTAGGTCAATCAAAGGTAGAGATTGGAGATAAGGAAGGAAGATGAGATTCAATGGTGAAGAGGCATTAGCTTATGACCTATCACATGGGTGTGTCTTCCCAGCCTTATACAGAAACATCATGGCCTACTTTTGTCTCCCAAAAACAACTGGAGAAGTGAGCTCAACaaatctctaaaattttaataggaTAATGGACATATCAGAGGCACTCAAGGCCCTTGTTGTCCTTCTTGTGAAACAAACTTTTAAGTGTATTTAATACCTCTGTCTATTACATTCCACTCCACTTCAATGGGAACGATTCCAGCTAAGAGAAGTTTGTtggttataagggtgtggaaacctctccctagtagacgcgtttaaaaatcGTAagactgatgacgatacgtaaggGCCAAAGTAGTGACTTCGGGCTAGTACAAAtggaatggtatcagaggtagacaccggacggtgtgccaacgaggacgcccCTAAAGAGGgaggattgtgaggtcccacattagttgaagagggaaacgaaacattccatgtaagggtgcggaaacctctccctagtagacgcgttttaaaactgttaggctgatggtgatacgtgatgggccaaagcgaacaatatctgctagctacATGAATATTGTGTACANGGTGTAGaacaatttcaattcaaaGAATCAAGTTCTCTCATTCCAAAAAGTATATACAGTTTAATCATTTGTCTCTACAATCTAATTCTAGATACTAATCTCTCTTGTTCATGAGTCATTCAAACTCCGAGTGAGTTCGAGGAAATCGTCTTCACTGCAAGGAATTGTAATGCCACCCATTGGATGATTATATCCAAATTCTTCCTCTGCTTGACTCAACAAATCTTGGAAAGAAGGCTGGTTCAAGTAAGATAGTGGAATGACAAAACGCTTCTTTTGTGCTTCACCAACATAAACTGTAAAGTAGCCCTTTGGAACATCGACAGCCTTTGGAGATGCTCCGTTCCCTGTCGATGAAGATCGCTGAAGACTTTGCTTAGTACTAACAATTCTAGGCAGACGGAAACCCATGTTTCAAATATGCTCCAAAAATAACTTGGAAATTTCTTTTGGGAATTGGAATATGGAGAGACTCTTGTTGGCTGTTGGCTGTTGGCTGTGAACCCAAATGGCATAACCTTTATATAGATGAGAGCTTAGGTCAATCAAAGGTAGAGATTGGAGATAAGGAAGGAAGATGAGATTCAATGGTGAAGAGGCATTAGCTTATGACCTATCACATGGGTGTGTCTTCCCAGCCTTATACAGAAACATCATGGCCTACTTTTGTCTCCCAAAAACAACTGGAGAAGTGAGCTCAACaaatctctaaaattttaataggaTAATGGACATATCAGAGGCACTCAAGGCCCTTGTTGTCCTTCTTGTGAAACAAACTTTTAAGTGTATTTAATACCTCTGTCTATTACATTCCACTCCACTTCAATGGGAACGATTCCAGCTAAGAGAAGTTTGTtggttataagggtgtggaaacctctccctagtagacgcgtttaaaaatcGTAagactgatgacgatacgtaaggGCCAAAGTAGTGACTTCGGGCTAGTACAAAtggaatggtatcagaggtagacaccggacggtgtgccaacgaggacgcccCTAAAGAGGgaggattgtgaggtcccacattagttgaagagggaaacgaaacattccatgtaagggtgcggaaacctctccctagtagacgcgttttaaaactgttaggctgatggtgatacgtgatgggccaaagcgaacaatatctgctagctacATGAATATTGTGTACACATTATACACAAGAAgatttaaacttcaaaaaaagaagatttccTTCTATGACTGATATATGTCTATATAGATGACCAGGAAATGGCGAAGAGTCTAAATGTGGCTAAGCTAATGTGGTTACCATTGAGGGATGAACAGTAGAACATATGGCTAGAGTCATCACATGGGGTGTGTTCTCAGACTGATTAATAGCAATTGGTTTCGACTGTGACTGTACATGTTGATATACAAATTTTCCATACCATTCTAGAATGAACATCCTAAAAGAGACCCACTTACATATAAAACCAAGGAAAAATAGAAGCAATATATTAGAGTCATTTATGTATAGCACATGGTTCTGTTTTCTGACTTTATCATCTCTAGCATGTTCTCAGCTACCAATACTTCGGGAGGAGGGCCCAAAATTTGAGCTCGATTCCAAGCGAGcaaaattggagaaagaacATCGTTATCTAATCTAATTCCTCCTAAACTAACCCCTAAGCCCGAGCCCCCCTTGTGATAGATAGGAAATTCAAACAGTTCTACATGGATCCCGCTTAAAACTGTGGTAGATTCATGAGTACTAGCCTCACCTGAATCAAGTGCATAATCTAATATTAGTCCAGCTTCTTAATATGATATTCTGAGTACTTTCTAGATTTGCATCCTTTTCAAtcttgatgaaattttttgcATATACTTCTGGAAGAAAAGTCAGGaaattactttttcattttagaaCTACAGAGAACAACTGCATATACAAGAAGTGTGAAAGGCAAGTGGAAAGGAAGAATGAACTTTCATCATATAGTTTCAATAATCAAAAGAATCAAGTTCCCTCATTTCGAAAAAGTTTACATTGTTTCTAGATTCTAATTCATTCTCTATACAATCTAATTCTACATTCTAATCTCTCTCGTTCATGAGTCATGCAAACTCCGAGTGAGATCGAGGAAATCGTCTACACTGCAAGGAACTGTGATGCCACCCATTGGATGATCATATCCAAACTCTTCTTCTGCTTGACTCAACAAATCTTGAAAAGAAGGCTGGTTCAAGTAAGATAGTGGAATGACAAAACGCTTCTTTTGTGCTTCACCAACATAAACTGTAAAGTAACCCTTTGGAACATCGACAGCCTTTGACGATGCTCCATTTCCTGTTGATGGAGATCGTTGAAGACTTTTCTTAGCGTGAACAATTCTAGGCAAACGGAAACCCATGTTGCAATATGTTCCAAGATAAATATGAGACCGTGGAAGGAATaccaaacttgaaatttctttgGAGAATCGGAATATGGAAAGACTCTTGTTGGTTGTGAATCCATATACATGACGTTTATATAGAAGAAAGACTTGGGTTACTCAAAGATCTAGACAAGACAAGAAGATGAGATTCAATGGTAGAGAGACATCAGGTCAAGACCTACCCACATGGATGTTACTTCCAAGCCATTATGagattttcaaattcatgTGATATAAGGTCATTCGGTATACCTTCTGCAGAACATCAGGGCCTACTTTTGTCGATGACAACTAGAGAAGTAAGTCGAATAAACCTCTAAGATTTTAAAAGGATCAGACATGTTTGAG
Protein-coding sequences here:
- the LOC111811625 gene encoding auxin-induced protein X10A-like, producing MGFRLPRIVSTKQSLQRSSSTGNGASPKAVDVPKGYFTVYVGEAQKKRFVIPLSYLNQPSFQDLLSQAEEEFGYNHPMGGITIPCSEDDFLELTRSLNDS
- the LOC111811248 gene encoding auxin-induced protein 15A-like, with the protein product MGFRLPRIVHAKKSLQRSPSTGNGASSKAVDVPKGYFTVYVGEAQKKRFVIPLSYLNQPSFQDLLSQAEEEFGYDHPMGGITVPCSVDDFLDLTRSLHDS